The Thermococcus sp. MV5 genome includes a window with the following:
- a CDS encoding [LysW]-aminoadipate/[LysW]-glutamate kinase, with protein MKILKIGGSVLDKLEEFELRADLIVHGGSDYVDALCERLGIEVKKLTSPSGVEFRYTPKDVLEVYLMAVMKANKDIVAYLQSKGINAIGLSGLDFGVVKAKRKGIIKAVIKGKRVVIRDDYSGKIESVDTDILIKLMDLGVPVMAPIAMSEAFEPLNVDGDKLAKEIALNLKADELTFLSDTAFLVNGGVVDKIKAGELEEFLPFARGGMKRKLLMARTALEGGVKKVIIQGLNGRTVIE; from the coding sequence ATGAAAATCCTTAAAATCGGAGGAAGCGTTTTAGATAAACTCGAGGAATTTGAACTCAGAGCAGATTTAATTGTTCACGGTGGCTCAGATTATGTTGACGCTCTGTGTGAAAGGCTTGGAATTGAGGTTAAGAAACTAACAAGCCCTTCTGGAGTAGAGTTTAGGTACACCCCAAAGGATGTGCTTGAAGTTTATTTAATGGCTGTAATGAAAGCCAACAAAGATATTGTGGCTTACCTTCAAAGTAAAGGAATCAATGCTATAGGCTTGAGCGGTCTCGACTTTGGGGTTGTGAAGGCTAAGAGGAAGGGGATAATTAAAGCTGTGATAAAAGGCAAAAGAGTTGTGATTAGGGACGATTACTCTGGAAAAATAGAGAGCGTTGATACTGATATTTTAATTAAGCTAATGGATCTTGGAGTTCCCGTTATGGCTCCAATAGCTATGAGTGAAGCCTTTGAGCCCTTAAACGTTGATGGGGATAAGCTTGCAAAGGAGATAGCTCTAAACCTGAAAGCTGATGAGCTAACATTCCTATCAGATACTGCTTTTTTGGTAAATGGAGGAGTTGTGGATAAAATAAAGGCTGGTGAGCTTGAAGAGTTCCTTCCTTTTGCAAGAGGCGGAATGAAGAGGAAACTGCTAATGGCAAGGACTGCACTTGAAGGTGGCGTCAAAAAGGTTATCATCCAAGGCTTAAACGGCAGGACGGTGATTGAATGA
- the argC gene encoding N-acetyl-gamma-glutamyl-phosphate reductase has product MIKAAVVGASGYIGGELVRLLAMHPEVEISAVTSRRYNGKKIHKVHPNLRRLNLRFTNNYNFDADVVFLAVPHGTSMKIIDEYMGSAKIIDLSADFRVSLNLYGEYYGEHLKPELIGEFVYGLPEIHREEIKKAELIANPGCNATAVILALYPFKGEISEAIVDLKVSSSAGGRRENVASIHSERSNVVRIYKPFHHRHEAEVKQETKVNAQFTVHSVDLVRGLLATIYFKMETNEKELYKKYFLYLKEPFVRIVKEKGGMQRLPDPKYVIGSNFVDIGFTYDEKNQRVILFSALDNLIKGGAGQAVQNMNIAFGLDETLGLNYLPIYPI; this is encoded by the coding sequence ATGATAAAAGCAGCAGTTGTTGGTGCAAGCGGCTACATTGGAGGAGAATTGGTTAGACTCTTAGCAATGCATCCTGAAGTGGAGATAAGTGCGGTAACATCAAGGCGTTACAATGGAAAGAAAATCCACAAAGTTCATCCAAATTTAAGGAGATTAAACCTCAGATTTACCAATAACTACAACTTTGATGCGGATGTGGTATTTTTAGCCGTTCCACATGGGACTTCGATGAAAATAATTGACGAGTATATGGGAAGTGCCAAGATAATTGACCTAAGTGCAGACTTTAGAGTAAGCTTAAACCTCTATGGAGAGTACTATGGAGAACATTTAAAACCAGAACTTATAGGTGAGTTCGTTTACGGTTTGCCAGAAATTCATAGAGAAGAAATTAAAAAAGCCGAGCTTATAGCAAATCCTGGCTGCAATGCAACAGCCGTAATTTTAGCATTGTATCCATTTAAAGGGGAAATTAGTGAGGCGATAGTGGATTTAAAGGTTAGTTCAAGCGCTGGAGGAAGAAGGGAAAACGTAGCAAGCATTCACTCCGAAAGGAGTAATGTTGTTAGAATTTACAAACCATTCCATCATAGGCACGAAGCAGAAGTAAAGCAAGAAACCAAAGTCAATGCTCAATTTACTGTTCATTCCGTTGATTTAGTAAGGGGGCTTTTAGCAACGATCTACTTTAAGATGGAGACCAATGAAAAAGAGCTTTATAAAAAATATTTCCTCTATTTAAAAGAGCCATTTGTAAGGATAGTTAAGGAAAAAGGAGGAATGCAGAGGTTACCCGATCCAAAATATGTAATAGGAAGCAACTTTGTTGATATTGGTTTCACTTATGATGAGAAAAACCAAAGAGTGATTCTCTTTTCAGCATTGGACAATTTGATTAAAGGCGGTGCTGGACAAGCGGTGCAAAATATGAACATAGCCTTTGGATTAGACGAAACTCTCGGCTTAAATTATTTACCAATTTACCCAATTTAG
- the lysX gene encoding lysine biosynthesis protein LysX — MNIGITYTIMRKEEIMLRDRAKEFGEVVMLHDSETVFPENFDLDVVIIRNVSHFKALYIAKLFESYGIPTINPFSIILEAGDKLFATLKLSKKVPVPRWSAAFDKESAIKAMEKIGYPVVMKPVFGSWGRMVSKINDLDAAEGIVEHRQWMGNPLYKVYYIQEYVEKPGRDIRSHVIGGEFVTAIYRYSDHWVTNTARGGKAIPCEDEEVKEISIKAWEAFGEGALAIDIFESDRGLLVNEVNPAMEFKNVVRVTGVDVAKKIVEYAVEVAKK, encoded by the coding sequence ATGAACATAGGCATAACATATACAATAATGCGCAAAGAGGAGATAATGCTCAGAGATAGGGCAAAGGAGTTTGGAGAAGTGGTTATGCTCCATGATAGTGAAACAGTCTTTCCAGAAAACTTTGACCTGGATGTGGTGATAATAAGGAACGTTAGCCACTTCAAAGCCCTATATATAGCAAAGCTCTTTGAAAGCTATGGAATCCCAACGATTAATCCATTCAGTATAATTCTCGAGGCGGGAGATAAGCTTTTCGCAACGCTAAAACTTAGCAAGAAAGTCCCAGTGCCAAGATGGAGCGCTGCATTTGACAAAGAAAGTGCAATAAAGGCAATGGAAAAAATTGGCTATCCTGTGGTTATGAAGCCCGTCTTTGGAAGCTGGGGGAGAATGGTTAGCAAAATAAACGATTTGGATGCAGCCGAGGGAATTGTGGAGCATAGACAATGGATGGGAAATCCTCTTTACAAAGTTTACTACATCCAAGAATATGTTGAAAAGCCAGGCAGAGACATCAGAAGCCACGTGATTGGAGGAGAATTTGTAACCGCTATTTATAGGTATTCTGACCATTGGGTAACCAACACCGCAAGAGGAGGAAAAGCAATTCCCTGTGAAGATGAAGAAGTTAAAGAGATTTCAATTAAGGCATGGGAAGCTTTTGGTGAGGGAGCTTTAGCAATAGACATTTTTGAGAGCGATAGGGGATTGCTTGTTAATGAAGTTAACCCCGCTATGGAGTTCAAAAACGTGGTAAGGGTTACCGGTGTTGATGTGGCTAAAAAAATCGTTGAATATGCCGTTGAGGTGGCTAAGAAATGA
- the lysW gene encoding lysine biosynthesis protein LysW, which translates to MVECPVCGVEIEINSVEIHEIVECSVCSSELEVVSLDPIILEELPEVEEDWGE; encoded by the coding sequence ATGGTTGAATGCCCAGTTTGTGGAGTTGAAATAGAAATCAATAGTGTGGAGATACATGAGATAGTTGAGTGCTCTGTATGCAGTTCAGAGCTTGAGGTTGTTAGTTTAGACCCAATAATCCTTGAGGAACTTCCTGAGGTAGAAGAAGACTGGGGAGAGTGA
- the carB gene encoding carbamoyl-phosphate synthase (glutamine-hydrolyzing) large subunit, with translation MRFMVSKVLVLGSGAIKIGEAAEFDYSGSQALKALKEEGIETILINPNVATIQTSHEMADKVYLLPLDIKFVEEVIKKEKPDGILLGFGGQSALSLGVALHDSGILEKYNIKVLGTPIEGIKKALDREKFRETMIKNNLPIPPSKAAKSVEEALKVAQEIGFPVMVRVSFNLGGRGSFVAWNEEEFKGYIVRAFAQSEIGEVLVEKYLHHWKEIEFEVVRDKDGNAVAVACLENFDPMGVHTGDSIVVAPSQTLTNSEYQLLRSAAIEVAEAIDLIGECNVQLALDPKSEEFYIIETNPRMSRSSALASKVTGYPLAYIAAKLALGYTLDELLNGVTGVTTALFEPSLDYVVVKMPRWDLEKFENAKRKINTEMKSIGEVMAIGRNLHEAFQKAIRMVGIGDELIGKYYESEESLEKVMERIKNYEPYMPMHIAKALKLGASVDEIHEITGIDKFYLYIIEDLVKIAEDLRNPDEETIGEAKKFGFSDEQIKALSNGSIKESIPFVKQIDTLAGEVPARTNYLYMTYDAQENDIPYTEKPKVLILGAGVFRIGVSVEFDWAVVNFANAAKKRGYEVIVLNYNPETVSTDWDINDKLYFEEITLERVLDVYNFENPDGVIAFAGGQLANSLAKKLEQKGVKLLGTRGTSVDIAENRAKFSKLLEKLNIKQPSWIEAKSIGEVLAFADEVGYPLMIRPSYVLSGTAMKVAYNEKELKEYLSLATKVSPEHPVVVSKFLDAMEAEIDAVSDGKRVVGVTLEHIEKAGVHSGDATMATPYRYLKEKHVKKMHKIALELALALGIRGPFNIQFLVNDDVYVLELNLRTSRSMPFSSKSRGVNLMELSAQAVFDGKLSLGSDYEYYEIPAKAFAIKSPQFSWSQLQNAYPFLGPEMRSTGEVASLGFEFEDALLKSWLSVKPNKMPRSNILVYGYDKDVPTLLETVKLLESLGYNVFTLEDSLSYGNALSKEKAIKLMKLSKIDLVITSGYAKEKDYFIRRTAVDLNVPIVLDANLGYELSKAFAWAKKNCFEVKELSECYGPKLQRVVSEPLEELI, from the coding sequence GTGAGGTTCATGGTTTCTAAGGTCCTTGTTCTGGGTTCTGGAGCAATAAAAATTGGTGAAGCTGCTGAATTTGATTACAGTGGAAGTCAAGCTTTAAAGGCTTTAAAAGAAGAAGGCATAGAAACGATTTTAATCAATCCAAATGTCGCAACGATTCAAACGAGCCATGAGATGGCAGACAAAGTTTACCTCCTCCCTCTTGATATCAAATTTGTGGAGGAAGTTATAAAGAAAGAGAAACCTGATGGAATTTTGTTAGGTTTTGGAGGTCAAAGTGCCCTATCTTTGGGTGTAGCTTTACATGACTCTGGAATTTTAGAAAAGTACAATATTAAAGTTCTTGGGACGCCTATAGAGGGAATAAAAAAAGCTCTGGATAGGGAGAAGTTTAGGGAAACGATGATCAAAAATAATCTCCCAATACCTCCAAGTAAAGCCGCTAAAAGCGTTGAAGAAGCTCTAAAAGTGGCTCAGGAAATAGGGTTCCCAGTCATGGTTAGGGTTAGCTTTAACTTAGGTGGAAGGGGATCCTTTGTTGCTTGGAATGAAGAGGAGTTTAAGGGATATATAGTCAGGGCTTTTGCACAAAGTGAGATTGGCGAGGTTTTAGTGGAGAAATATCTCCATCATTGGAAGGAGATAGAGTTTGAGGTTGTTAGGGATAAAGATGGAAACGCTGTTGCCGTAGCGTGTTTGGAGAACTTTGATCCAATGGGGGTCCATACAGGAGATTCCATAGTTGTTGCTCCTTCTCAAACTTTAACAAATAGTGAATATCAACTCTTGAGGAGTGCAGCCATAGAAGTAGCAGAAGCCATAGATCTTATTGGAGAATGTAATGTTCAATTAGCCTTAGATCCCAAATCAGAGGAGTTCTACATAATTGAGACAAATCCAAGGATGAGCCGTTCATCTGCTTTAGCAAGCAAAGTTACAGGCTATCCCCTAGCATACATAGCGGCAAAGCTTGCTTTGGGCTATACCTTGGATGAGCTTTTAAATGGGGTAACTGGAGTTACAACCGCTTTGTTTGAGCCGAGCTTGGATTACGTTGTTGTTAAAATGCCAAGGTGGGATTTAGAAAAGTTCGAAAACGCGAAGAGGAAAATAAACACCGAGATGAAGAGCATTGGAGAGGTCATGGCAATAGGAAGGAACCTTCATGAGGCCTTTCAAAAAGCTATTAGGATGGTAGGAATTGGAGATGAGCTTATAGGAAAGTACTATGAGAGCGAAGAGTCGTTGGAAAAGGTTATGGAGAGAATTAAGAATTACGAACCTTACATGCCTATGCACATTGCAAAAGCCCTGAAATTGGGAGCAAGTGTTGATGAGATTCACGAGATTACTGGGATAGACAAGTTTTACCTCTACATAATTGAAGATCTCGTTAAAATTGCAGAAGACCTGAGAAATCCAGATGAGGAAACAATAGGAGAAGCCAAAAAGTTTGGATTTAGTGACGAGCAGATAAAGGCTCTATCTAACGGTAGTATTAAAGAATCAATCCCATTTGTCAAGCAGATAGATACATTGGCTGGGGAAGTCCCAGCAAGGACGAATTATCTATACATGACCTATGATGCACAAGAAAACGATATCCCCTATACAGAAAAGCCAAAGGTCCTGATTTTAGGAGCAGGTGTCTTTAGGATTGGGGTTAGTGTAGAGTTTGACTGGGCTGTCGTGAACTTTGCAAATGCTGCAAAAAAGAGGGGTTATGAAGTTATAGTTTTGAACTACAACCCTGAAACAGTCTCAACGGATTGGGATATTAACGATAAGCTTTATTTTGAGGAGATAACTCTTGAGAGGGTTTTAGATGTTTACAATTTTGAAAATCCAGATGGTGTTATAGCCTTTGCGGGAGGACAGCTTGCAAATTCCTTGGCTAAAAAACTTGAGCAAAAGGGAGTTAAGCTTTTGGGAACGAGGGGAACGAGTGTAGATATAGCTGAAAACAGGGCTAAGTTTTCAAAGCTCTTAGAAAAGCTCAACATAAAGCAACCATCCTGGATTGAAGCTAAAAGCATTGGAGAAGTCTTAGCTTTTGCTGACGAAGTGGGTTATCCTTTAATGATAAGACCGAGCTATGTTTTGAGTGGAACTGCTATGAAAGTTGCATACAATGAGAAGGAATTAAAAGAGTATCTCTCCTTAGCAACAAAAGTCTCCCCAGAACACCCTGTTGTGGTTTCAAAGTTCTTAGATGCAATGGAAGCAGAGATAGATGCGGTCTCAGATGGAAAGAGGGTGGTTGGAGTTACATTGGAGCACATAGAAAAAGCGGGGGTTCATAGTGGAGATGCTACAATGGCTACTCCCTACCGCTATCTAAAAGAAAAGCATGTAAAGAAGATGCACAAAATAGCTTTAGAACTTGCGTTGGCTTTGGGAATTAGGGGACCCTTTAACATACAATTCTTGGTTAATGATGATGTCTACGTTCTTGAGCTAAACTTGAGGACCAGTCGTTCTATGCCCTTCTCAAGCAAATCAAGGGGAGTTAACTTAATGGAGCTTTCAGCTCAAGCAGTCTTCGATGGAAAACTCTCCTTAGGCAGTGACTATGAATATTATGAGATTCCAGCAAAGGCTTTCGCTATTAAGAGTCCTCAATTCTCTTGGTCTCAGCTTCAAAATGCTTATCCTTTCTTAGGACCAGAAATGCGCTCTACTGGAGAAGTTGCAAGCTTAGGATTTGAATTTGAGGATGCCCTATTAAAGAGCTGGCTCTCTGTAAAACCAAACAAAATGCCAAGGTCAAACATCTTAGTCTATGGCTATGACAAAGACGTGCCAACATTATTGGAAACTGTAAAACTCCTTGAAAGCTTGGGATACAATGTATTCACCTTAGAAGACAGCTTAAGCTATGGAAATGCTTTGAGCAAAGAAAAAGCGATAAAATTAATGAAACTGAGCAAGATTGATCTAGTTATAACATCTGGCTATGCAAAGGAGAAGGATTACTTTATTAGGAGGACAGCAGTTGATTTAAACGTTCCGATAGTCCTAGATGCAAATCTAGGTTACGAGCTTTCAAAAGCCTTTGCTTGGGCAAAAAAGAACTGTTTTGAGGTTAAAGAACTTTCTGAGTGTTACGGTCCAAAATTGCAAAGAGTCGTTAGCGAACCTTTAGAAGAGCTTATTTGA
- the carA gene encoding glutamine-hydrolyzing carbamoyl-phosphate synthase small subunit, which translates to MQPSLIVKFKDRGCSSWQGHLLSEAYLVLEDGTVFKGKGFGSEGIKYGEVVFTTGMVGYPESLTDPSYKGQILTMTYPLIGNYGVPSKEIKENGVPVHYESDKIQVEGFVISKLMKSNHWASEKSLDEWFKEEGISGIEGIDTRALVKKIREKGVMMGALVVGDYELDEIMEKVKKLSYDEMNFIDKVTPKEIILHESENSNKSIVVVDCGIKYGILRELLKRGFKIIRIPYHYDPIDVLEEFNANGILFSNGPGNPALLKDLIKKAQEVIEYNVPTMGICLGSQILSLADGGEIYKLKYGHRGINKPVKDLKIGKAFVTTQNHGYAVKAQSLNEFKVWMINIDDGSVEGIYHPNKPIIATQFHPEASPGPLDSTWIFDVFSKMVKGEVHGF; encoded by the coding sequence ATGCAACCCTCTTTAATCGTAAAATTTAAAGATCGTGGGTGCTCCAGTTGGCAAGGGCACTTGTTAAGTGAAGCATACTTAGTCTTGGAAGATGGGACTGTTTTTAAGGGCAAAGGCTTTGGAAGTGAAGGAATAAAATATGGAGAGGTTGTTTTCACAACTGGAATGGTAGGTTATCCAGAGTCGTTAACCGATCCTTCTTACAAGGGGCAGATTTTAACCATGACTTATCCACTAATCGGAAACTACGGCGTTCCAAGCAAAGAAATAAAAGAAAACGGTGTTCCAGTTCACTACGAATCAGATAAAATACAGGTCGAAGGATTTGTAATTTCAAAACTCATGAAAAGCAATCATTGGGCAAGTGAAAAGAGTTTAGATGAATGGTTCAAAGAAGAAGGTATTTCTGGAATAGAAGGAATTGACACAAGGGCTTTAGTGAAAAAAATAAGGGAAAAAGGCGTCATGATGGGAGCTCTGGTTGTAGGAGATTATGAGCTTGATGAAATTATGGAGAAAGTGAAAAAGCTGAGCTATGATGAGATGAATTTCATAGATAAAGTTACTCCAAAGGAGATAATCCTTCATGAATCTGAAAACTCCAATAAGAGCATTGTTGTAGTTGATTGCGGTATTAAATATGGAATTCTAAGGGAGCTTTTGAAAAGGGGGTTTAAAATAATAAGAATTCCCTATCATTATGATCCAATTGATGTCTTAGAAGAATTCAATGCGAATGGAATTTTATTTAGCAACGGTCCCGGAAACCCTGCATTGCTTAAAGACCTGATAAAAAAAGCTCAAGAGGTCATTGAGTACAACGTTCCAACAATGGGCATTTGCTTGGGAAGTCAAATACTCTCTTTAGCAGATGGGGGAGAAATTTACAAGCTTAAGTATGGACATAGGGGAATTAACAAACCGGTTAAAGACCTAAAAATTGGAAAAGCCTTTGTGACAACACAGAATCACGGATATGCTGTGAAAGCTCAAAGTTTAAACGAGTTTAAAGTTTGGATGATCAATATAGATGATGGAAGTGTTGAGGGAATTTACCATCCAAACAAACCAATAATTGCTACTCAATTTCACCCTGAAGCATCTCCTGGTCCCTTAGACTCAACATGGATTTTTGATGTTTTTTCAAAAATGGTTAAAGGTGAGGTTCATGGTTTCTAA
- the argH gene encoding argininosuccinate lyase — MYRKNLLGDADINILTYTSSMEEDKEIVSEVIESLIAHVKVLTTQGLIPAEKGHKILEELGKLLQNPSPLFFINAEDVHEAIEIYLKEKFGKDEGYLALGKSRNDHVSAALRLKTKKLLIEQLKELINLREILLEKAEEHVCTIMPAFTHLQPAQPSTFAHYLCYIEEVLADYTKSLFFALEIADNSPLGGGAVGGTSVPLDREALANELFSGIVLNSIKATSSRDFLSIASSMDVNLSVFLSRIAEDIVIFSTPQFDYLVLPKEHLATSSMMPQKKNPVTMEIARAWGSESVGHLTALLGILKALPTGYNLDMQEANKHALVILKKTLETLRIFSDFFKKIEVNKKKLLMDAEIFPILATDIAEKVSLKSGKPYREVYGKIAKLIKDSKSVEDLYTKVEEFYGIKVNLEEGIKKPVLGSPNPDKIREYIKLAKKSLKEDSSKLSEVIPCNPL; from the coding sequence ATGTATAGGAAAAACCTGTTGGGCGATGCTGACATTAATATCTTAACTTACACTTCCTCGATGGAAGAGGATAAAGAGATAGTTAGTGAGGTTATCGAAAGTTTAATTGCTCATGTGAAGGTTTTGACCACTCAAGGACTGATTCCAGCAGAAAAAGGACATAAAATACTAGAAGAGCTTGGAAAACTCCTTCAAAACCCATCACCATTATTTTTCATTAATGCCGAAGATGTGCATGAAGCGATTGAGATTTATTTGAAGGAAAAGTTTGGAAAAGATGAGGGATATTTAGCCTTAGGAAAAAGCAGGAATGATCATGTTTCAGCGGCTTTGAGGCTAAAAACCAAGAAGCTTCTAATTGAACAACTAAAAGAGTTGATAAACCTAAGGGAAATCCTTTTGGAAAAAGCAGAAGAGCACGTATGCACAATAATGCCAGCCTTTACTCATTTACAGCCAGCACAACCTTCGACTTTTGCCCACTATCTTTGCTATATAGAAGAGGTCTTAGCTGATTATACAAAATCTTTGTTCTTTGCCCTCGAGATAGCTGATAACTCTCCTTTAGGGGGAGGCGCAGTTGGTGGAACGAGCGTTCCCTTAGATAGGGAAGCATTGGCCAATGAGCTTTTTAGCGGAATAGTGCTTAATTCAATAAAGGCAACAAGTAGCAGGGATTTTCTGAGTATAGCATCATCAATGGACGTTAATTTATCTGTATTTTTATCACGGATAGCTGAGGATATTGTCATTTTCTCAACACCTCAATTTGACTATTTGGTTTTACCCAAAGAGCACTTGGCAACGAGCAGCATGATGCCCCAAAAGAAGAACCCAGTAACTATGGAGATAGCGAGAGCTTGGGGCTCTGAAAGCGTTGGGCATCTAACGGCTTTGTTAGGAATCCTAAAAGCTCTTCCAACTGGCTACAATTTGGATATGCAAGAAGCGAACAAGCATGCATTAGTAATTCTAAAGAAAACTCTAGAAACGCTAAGAATCTTTTCAGACTTCTTCAAAAAGATTGAAGTCAACAAGAAAAAGTTATTAATGGATGCAGAGATTTTCCCAATTTTAGCAACTGACATAGCTGAAAAGGTCTCTCTAAAGAGCGGAAAGCCCTATAGGGAAGTTTATGGAAAAATTGCAAAGCTAATAAAAGATTCTAAGAGCGTCGAAGACCTTTATACCAAAGTTGAAGAATTTTATGGAATTAAAGTAAACTTAGAAGAAGGAATTAAAAAGCCTGTTTTGGGTTCTCCAAATCCAGATAAGATTAGGGAATACATTAAGCTGGCAAAAAAGAGCCTCAAAGAAGATTCTTCTAAGCTAAGTGAGGTGATCCCATGCAACCCTCTTTAA
- a CDS encoding argininosuccinate synthase: MKIVLAYSGGLDTSVILKMMQEKLNAEVVTVTIDVGQKDDFEKIEEKALKLGAVKHYTIDAKEEFVEKYIFKAIKANALYEGSYPLATALARPLIVEKLVEIAKKENADAVAHGCTGKGNDQVRFDLAVKALYPEIKIIAPVRELNLTRDWEMEYAKKRGIPVKDKIYSIDENLWGRSIEGGILEDPFEEPPEEVFEWTLSPGKTPEKPEYVRIDFAEGVPIALDGKKMNPVELIETLNFIAGKHGVGRIDHIEDRTVGIKSREVYEAPAAITLIKAHKDLEKLILTKWVLEFKEIVDSKWAWLTYNGLWFEPLREALDAFIDEVEANVSGSVKVKLYKGNVTVVGRSSENALYDTKLATYEKFSTFDQKLAVGFIELFGLQSVLAYSTKNKLKTLYNAPTPVRAKKVVS; the protein is encoded by the coding sequence GTGAAGATAGTTTTAGCCTATTCAGGTGGTTTGGACACATCCGTCATCTTAAAGATGATGCAAGAAAAGCTGAATGCTGAAGTAGTTACAGTTACCATAGATGTAGGGCAGAAGGACGATTTTGAAAAGATTGAAGAGAAAGCACTCAAACTTGGTGCGGTGAAACACTACACAATAGATGCAAAGGAAGAATTTGTTGAGAAATACATATTCAAAGCAATAAAAGCAAATGCACTTTATGAGGGATCTTATCCATTAGCCACAGCATTAGCTAGGCCTTTAATAGTTGAGAAACTTGTTGAGATAGCTAAAAAGGAGAATGCCGATGCAGTAGCTCATGGCTGCACTGGAAAAGGAAATGATCAGGTTAGGTTTGATTTAGCAGTTAAAGCTCTTTACCCAGAGATTAAGATAATTGCTCCAGTTAGGGAGCTTAACCTTACAAGGGATTGGGAAATGGAATACGCAAAGAAAAGGGGAATACCAGTTAAGGATAAGATTTACAGCATTGATGAAAATCTTTGGGGACGCTCAATAGAAGGAGGAATCTTGGAAGATCCTTTTGAAGAACCTCCAGAGGAAGTTTTTGAATGGACTCTTTCTCCAGGAAAGACTCCAGAAAAGCCAGAATATGTCAGGATAGACTTCGCAGAGGGAGTTCCCATAGCGTTAGATGGAAAGAAAATGAATCCTGTTGAGCTTATAGAAACTCTAAACTTCATAGCAGGGAAGCATGGGGTTGGTAGGATAGATCACATTGAAGATAGGACAGTTGGGATAAAGAGCAGGGAAGTTTATGAAGCGCCAGCAGCAATAACCTTAATAAAAGCACATAAAGACTTAGAAAAGCTGATTCTCACAAAGTGGGTTCTTGAGTTTAAAGAAATCGTTGATTCAAAATGGGCATGGCTCACTTACAACGGTCTTTGGTTTGAGCCGCTTAGGGAAGCCTTAGATGCCTTCATAGATGAAGTTGAGGCAAATGTTAGTGGATCTGTTAAAGTAAAGCTCTACAAAGGAAATGTTACTGTAGTTGGAAGGTCGTCTGAGAATGCGCTTTACGATACAAAGCTTGCAACCTATGAAAAGTTCAGCACTTTTGACCAAAAGCTAGCAGTTGGCTTTATTGAACTCTTTGGATTGCAGAGCGTTTTGGCTTATAGCACAAAAAACAAGCTAAAAACTCTGTATAACGCTCCAACACCTGTAAGGGCAAAGAAGGTCGTTAGTTAG
- a CDS encoding ACT domain-containing protein — MAEEKVSVAKAVKDIVLSRPAIKECLILDVINYSALARVILKELEKKGIKTSTGAVKMALIRIGEELKKERAFFERRIKSVVAKTVIELQSDLTVITAEKRVVLNKIEELSKVMENARFFQLTQGVETFTLVLSSEEKEEVVKILEDNIVDLIEEQTAIILISPEEIIETPGFVAFIASALSSSGINITQVISCHKDTIFVLDRRDAPKAYQILEELILRMRK, encoded by the coding sequence ATGGCGGAAGAAAAAGTTAGTGTTGCAAAGGCTGTAAAAGACATCGTTCTCTCCCGTCCAGCAATTAAGGAATGTTTGATTTTAGATGTTATAAACTACAGCGCTTTAGCAAGGGTTATCTTAAAAGAATTAGAGAAAAAAGGCATCAAAACCTCAACTGGAGCAGTAAAAATGGCCTTGATAAGAATTGGGGAGGAGCTGAAAAAAGAGAGAGCATTCTTTGAAAGAAGAATTAAGAGTGTAGTTGCGAAAACAGTTATTGAGCTTCAATCTGATTTAACCGTAATAACAGCTGAAAAAAGAGTTGTTTTGAACAAAATTGAGGAACTCTCAAAGGTAATGGAAAACGCTAGGTTTTTCCAGCTCACTCAAGGCGTTGAAACATTCACACTCGTTCTCTCAAGTGAGGAAAAGGAAGAGGTCGTTAAGATACTGGAAGACAACATAGTCGATTTAATTGAAGAGCAAACAGCTATAATTTTGATAAGTCCAGAAGAAATAATCGAAACTCCCGGATTCGTTGCATTCATTGCCTCAGCCCTTTCATCAAGTGGAATAAACATAACGCAGGTGATTTCATGTCATAAAGACACAATATTTGTTCTTGATCGTAGAGATGCTCCAAAGGCTTATCAAATACTTGAAGAGCTTATCTTGAGGATGAGGAAGTAA